Proteins encoded in a region of the Haloarcula sp. CBA1129 genome:
- the uvrA gene encoding excinuclease ABC subunit UvrA translates to MSKDIIEVRGAEEHNLKDVDVEIPREELTVVTGLSGSGKSSLAFETVYAEGQRRYIESLSAYARNFLGQMDKPQVENVEGLSPAISIDQKNAANNPRSTVGTVTELHDYLRLLYARVGTPHCPECGREVGEQSAQNMVSRLLELPEGTRAKLCAPVVRDQKGAFEDLFDDLVGEGYSRVEVDGEAFDLTMDRPELDENYDHTIDVVVDRVKISPDARSRLTDSVETALEEADGTLKVILPDPPEGASETLGGSDARATGDLADGDEADDDTAADRLVVELSEDLACTHCGIDISEIETRSFSFNSPHGACPECEGLGETKEVSEDLVITDPSKALKHVFEPWSYDRTYYSRQLDNVAEHFGVDLSTPFEELDESIQRQFLYGTDRIVDFQWRTKNGTREKSERFEGVIPNLERRHVETDSDRAREHIEEFMATTTCPACEGTRLKAESRAVLVDGTSITDVNEMSISDALAHFEGMEGNLSARDRKIAEEILKEIRARLGFMTEVGLDYLTLDREASTLSGGESQRIRLATQIGSGLVGVLYVLDEPSIGLHQRDNDRLLNTLEELRDLGNTLLVVEHDTETMRRADQIIDMGPGPGKRGGEVVVNGPMDEVIDTDESVTGKYLSGERTIPVPDSRREADGELTVRGARQHNLADLDVSIPLGTFTAITGVSGSGKSTLMHDVLYKGLVRRMNDTDVNPGEHDAIDGLDAVETVRLIDQSPIGRTPRSNPATYTNVFDHIRELFAETSLSKQRGYEKGRFSFNVKGGRCEGCGGQGTVTIDMNFLSDVTVPCEECGGARYNDETLDVTYKGATIADVLDMTVEEAYDFFESHSGIRRRLELLKDVGLDYMRLGQPSTTLSGGEAQRVKLAEELGKKDSGETLYLLDEPTTGLHPEDERKLIDVLHRLTDDGNTVVVIEHELDLVKNADHIIDLGPEGGENGGELVAQGTPEDVTRTEASYTGKYLRDLLPTVELEGPRADRESAAEQPAADDD, encoded by the coding sequence ATGAGCAAGGATATAATCGAGGTCCGAGGGGCCGAGGAACACAACCTCAAGGACGTCGACGTGGAGATTCCCCGCGAGGAACTGACAGTCGTCACCGGGCTGTCGGGGTCGGGCAAATCCTCGCTCGCGTTCGAGACGGTGTACGCCGAAGGCCAGCGGCGCTACATCGAGTCGCTCTCCGCCTACGCACGGAACTTCTTGGGGCAGATGGACAAGCCACAGGTCGAGAACGTCGAAGGGCTCTCGCCGGCGATCTCTATCGACCAGAAGAACGCCGCCAACAACCCCCGCTCGACGGTCGGCACCGTCACCGAACTGCACGACTACCTCCGGCTGCTGTACGCTCGCGTCGGCACGCCTCACTGTCCGGAGTGTGGCCGCGAAGTGGGCGAGCAGTCCGCCCAGAACATGGTGTCTCGCCTCCTCGAACTGCCCGAGGGAACCCGAGCGAAACTGTGTGCGCCGGTCGTTCGCGACCAGAAGGGGGCCTTCGAGGACCTGTTCGACGACCTCGTCGGCGAGGGGTACAGCCGCGTCGAGGTCGACGGCGAGGCGTTCGACCTCACGATGGACCGCCCCGAACTGGACGAGAACTACGACCACACCATCGACGTGGTCGTGGACCGCGTGAAGATCTCGCCGGATGCCCGCTCGCGTCTCACGGACTCCGTCGAGACTGCGCTGGAAGAGGCCGACGGGACGCTGAAGGTCATCCTGCCGGACCCGCCCGAGGGCGCGTCGGAAACGCTCGGCGGGTCAGACGCCAGAGCGACCGGTGACCTTGCCGACGGGGACGAAGCGGACGACGACACCGCCGCGGACCGCCTCGTTGTCGAACTCTCCGAGGACCTCGCCTGTACTCACTGCGGTATCGACATCTCCGAAATCGAGACGCGCTCGTTCTCGTTCAACTCACCGCACGGGGCCTGCCCGGAGTGTGAGGGGCTGGGCGAGACGAAGGAGGTCAGCGAAGACCTCGTCATCACCGACCCGTCGAAGGCGCTCAAGCACGTCTTCGAGCCATGGAGCTACGACCGGACCTACTACTCGCGGCAACTGGACAACGTCGCCGAGCACTTCGGCGTAGACCTCTCGACGCCGTTCGAGGAGCTAGACGAGTCCATCCAGCGGCAGTTCCTCTATGGGACCGACCGCATCGTCGACTTCCAGTGGCGGACCAAGAACGGGACCCGCGAGAAAAGCGAGCGCTTCGAGGGCGTCATCCCGAACCTTGAGCGGCGACACGTCGAGACGGACTCGGACCGCGCCCGCGAGCACATCGAGGAGTTCATGGCGACGACGACGTGCCCGGCCTGCGAAGGGACGCGACTCAAGGCCGAGTCGCGGGCGGTGCTCGTGGACGGGACCTCAATCACCGACGTCAACGAGATGTCTATCAGCGACGCGCTGGCGCACTTCGAAGGGATGGAGGGGAACCTCTCGGCTCGGGACCGGAAAATCGCCGAGGAGATTCTCAAGGAGATTCGCGCCCGCCTTGGCTTCATGACCGAGGTCGGGCTGGACTACTTGACACTGGACCGTGAGGCCTCGACGCTGTCGGGCGGGGAGAGCCAGCGTATTCGGCTGGCGACTCAGATCGGAAGCGGCCTCGTCGGCGTCCTCTACGTCCTCGACGAACCCTCTATCGGCCTCCACCAGCGGGACAACGACCGCCTGCTGAACACCCTTGAAGAGCTCCGGGACCTCGGGAACACGCTGCTCGTGGTCGAACACGACACCGAGACGATGCGCCGGGCCGACCAGATAATCGACATGGGCCCCGGGCCGGGCAAGCGCGGCGGCGAAGTCGTCGTCAACGGGCCGATGGACGAGGTCATCGACACCGACGAGTCGGTCACCGGGAAGTACCTCTCGGGCGAGCGGACGATTCCGGTGCCCGACAGCCGCCGCGAGGCCGACGGCGAACTCACGGTTCGGGGCGCTCGTCAGCACAACCTCGCGGACCTCGACGTGTCCATCCCGCTGGGGACGTTCACCGCCATCACGGGCGTCTCTGGCTCCGGGAAGTCGACGCTGATGCACGACGTGCTGTACAAGGGGCTGGTCCGCCGGATGAACGACACCGACGTGAACCCCGGCGAGCACGACGCTATCGACGGCCTCGACGCCGTCGAGACGGTGCGGCTCATCGACCAGTCGCCCATCGGCCGCACGCCCCGCTCCAACCCGGCGACCTACACCAACGTCTTCGACCACATCCGCGAGCTGTTCGCCGAGACCAGCCTCTCGAAACAGCGGGGCTACGAGAAGGGGCGGTTCTCGTTCAACGTCAAGGGCGGCCGCTGTGAGGGCTGTGGCGGACAGGGCACGGTCACCATCGACATGAACTTCCTCTCGGACGTGACGGTCCCCTGCGAGGAGTGTGGCGGCGCGCGCTACAACGACGAAACGCTGGACGTGACCTACAAGGGTGCGACCATCGCCGACGTGCTCGACATGACTGTCGAGGAGGCCTACGACTTCTTCGAGAGCCACAGCGGCATCCGCCGCCGGCTGGAACTCCTGAAGGACGTGGGACTGGACTATATGCGCCTCGGACAGCCCTCGACCACGCTCTCCGGCGGCGAGGCCCAGCGCGTGAAGCTCGCCGAGGAACTCGGCAAGAAAGACTCGGGCGAGACGCTGTACCTGCTGGATGAACCGACGACCGGGCTCCACCCGGAGGACGAGCGCAAGCTCATCGACGTGCTCCACCGGCTCACCGACGACGGCAACACCGTGGTCGTCATCGAGCACGAACTCGACCTCGTGAAAAACGCCGACCACATCATCGACCTCGGCCCCGAAGGCGGCGAGAACGGCGGTGAGCTCGTCGCTCAGGGAACACCGGAGGACGTGACCCGGACCGAAGCGTCCTACACCGGAAAGTACCTCCGGGACCTGCTGCCGACCGTCGAGCTAGAGGGGCCACGCGCCGACCGCGAGTCGGCGGCTGAGCAGCCAGCCGCGGACGACGACTAA
- a CDS encoding LURP-one-related/scramblase family protein, translated as MGTTSDYDIKGIDLSDDSYTVEQSLVRNKYKAMDAAGNVVLRGKQKMLKMKEQFPFVDANGDEVFEVNAGGIIDVAGNYVLTDSKTGEDIVILDNDYSIFQDTWKIRDASTEAKIAEINSQGALVTIARNFVPFGGWIPHKYEITDQDGNHVGNIDGQFSLKDRYEITIDDASTVPKEPIIAAAMVIDAIQGN; from the coding sequence ATGGGTACGACGAGCGACTACGACATCAAAGGAATCGACCTCTCCGACGACAGCTACACGGTCGAACAGAGTCTGGTCCGCAACAAGTACAAGGCGATGGACGCCGCCGGAAACGTCGTCCTCCGCGGGAAACAGAAGATGCTGAAGATGAAAGAGCAGTTCCCGTTCGTCGACGCGAACGGCGACGAGGTGTTCGAGGTCAATGCCGGCGGCATAATCGACGTGGCCGGCAACTACGTCCTCACCGACTCCAAGACAGGCGAGGACATCGTCATCCTCGACAATGACTACTCGATCTTCCAAGATACGTGGAAGATTCGGGACGCCAGCACGGAGGCGAAAATCGCCGAGATCAACTCCCAAGGCGCGCTCGTGACTATCGCCCGGAACTTCGTCCCCTTTGGCGGCTGGATTCCTCACAAGTACGAGATAACCGATCAGGACGGCAACCACGTGGGCAACATCGACGGGCAGTTCTCGCTCAAAGACCGCTACGAGATCACCATCGACGACGCCAGCACGGTCCCGAAAGAGCCGATTATCGCAGCGGCGATGGTTATCGACGCGATTCAGGGGAACTAG
- a CDS encoding LVIVD repeat-containing protein, which yields MRRRTVLRRLALAGTGVGLGTGTAHGHPMPTGDGTAEPASSDTPTGEDPLGVLEMETVYEVVTSPDGHTAYVATGDGIALVDLVTPTSPRLLSRRTGLLAESDSGPIQRVQDLAVSDGRLLAAGPAHPADGAHGFVVFDVSDRRDPSRIASLELDTRIHNCHFDGRYAYLTANDRDGNPLLVVDVDAEREVGEWSLLDASDVWQDVPTSLWPLHDVWVQDDRAYLAYWDGGTWILDVSDPGDISLVANVRGRSPEELAAIEDPGTERSEPPGNDHFVTVDEDASLLGVGGESWDLGGDGSGGPSGIDLYDISDPTDAELLATLDPPPTSDPSPGGILTTAHNFELTDNRCYSAWYNGGVRVHDLTDPAAPDLAFEWRNTEATSFWTAQRAAGCFVAGSTDASQGTDVQPGLYTFPDPQIRTPTTTDEEGAGVDGTDGASLGVGGPGFGVGSAVAAVGLAAWRARRRQD from the coding sequence ATGCGCCGCCGGACGGTCCTCCGACGACTCGCCCTCGCAGGCACAGGTGTCGGTCTGGGAACCGGGACAGCCCACGGCCATCCGATGCCGACCGGAGACGGCACAGCTGAGCCAGCATCTTCCGATACCCCGACCGGCGAAGACCCGCTGGGGGTGCTGGAGATGGAGACGGTGTACGAGGTCGTCACTAGCCCCGACGGACACACGGCCTACGTTGCGACGGGGGACGGCATCGCGCTCGTCGACCTCGTCACGCCGACCAGTCCGCGACTGCTCAGCCGACGGACCGGGTTGCTAGCCGAGAGCGACAGCGGGCCGATACAGCGCGTGCAGGACCTCGCCGTCAGCGACGGCCGACTGCTGGCCGCCGGGCCGGCCCACCCCGCCGATGGCGCTCACGGGTTCGTCGTCTTCGACGTGAGTGACCGGCGGGACCCGTCCCGAATCGCGAGCCTCGAACTGGACACGCGTATCCACAACTGCCACTTCGACGGCCGTTACGCCTATCTGACCGCGAACGACCGCGACGGTAACCCATTGCTGGTGGTGGATGTCGACGCCGAACGGGAAGTCGGCGAGTGGTCGCTGCTCGACGCCAGTGACGTCTGGCAGGACGTTCCAACGTCACTCTGGCCGCTGCATGACGTCTGGGTGCAAGACGACCGGGCGTATCTGGCCTACTGGGACGGCGGAACGTGGATTCTCGACGTGTCGGACCCGGGTGACATCTCGCTGGTAGCGAACGTCCGCGGGCGTTCCCCCGAGGAATTGGCCGCTATCGAGGACCCCGGCACCGAACGGAGCGAGCCGCCGGGCAACGACCACTTCGTGACCGTCGACGAAGACGCGTCGCTGCTGGGTGTCGGCGGCGAATCGTGGGACCTCGGCGGCGACGGCAGCGGCGGCCCGAGCGGCATCGACCTGTACGACATCAGCGATCCGACTGACGCCGAACTGCTGGCAACGCTTGACCCGCCGCCGACCTCGGACCCCTCGCCGGGGGGCATCCTCACGACGGCGCACAACTTCGAACTGACCGACAACCGCTGTTATTCAGCGTGGTACAACGGCGGGGTCCGGGTCCACGACCTGACGGACCCGGCCGCACCCGACCTCGCCTTCGAGTGGCGCAACACCGAAGCGACCTCGTTCTGGACCGCCCAGCGGGCCGCCGGCTGTTTCGTCGCCGGGAGCACCGACGCGAGTCAGGGGACGGATGTCCAGCCCGGGCTGTACACGTTCCCGGACCCCCAGATACGGACGCCGACGACCACGGACGAGGAGGGGGCCGGTGTCGACGGAACCGACGGGGCCTCACTCGGTGTCGGCGGCCCCGGCTTCGGCGTCGGGTCGGCGGTCGCGGCGGTCGGGCTGGCGGCGTGGCGCGCCCGTCGTCGGCAGGATTAA
- a CDS encoding DUF402 domain-containing protein, which translates to MTVRVRGIYATALTQLLREAGHEVVQASEPIRNRFDGEFDDERAAVTVATTDDQQGVGVIGDHDSAAAVTDRLTEIGRDTLRWNDPTPEGAVYAGTVTETLGSGAVVDLGDGEGFLPYSSSDERVETGDTLRVQVVEASAPWTNGRPVLDTTVAVRGSLLSLVRGGTASAPGTGGPAMLDVIAAEPRAGWGVSWESASEDASFDALATALDAANDRAAAIDKALDGADAPEDCAPTRYDEGLSTTWLWFGRESRFALDEARREVTATMPGHHRVKAGDRAASAAVDYVEALCGDLETGETDFPFAVTARQFGPQVGGSLSLGHGKPDGRLITLGDGEVQSVDDDGTVTIEREMSAGGTYDALGVPKEAGDIAETKVKEGRWWYPTVYRDSDGEKKGTYVNVCTPVEVFPDTARYVDLHVDVVKHADGAVERVDDDELDAAVERGHVPEPLAERARSVAAAVKSALE; encoded by the coding sequence ATGACCGTCCGGGTCAGGGGCATCTACGCGACGGCGCTGACCCAGTTGCTGCGCGAGGCAGGCCACGAGGTCGTTCAGGCATCGGAACCCATCCGAAACCGCTTCGACGGTGAGTTCGACGACGAGCGAGCAGCGGTCACCGTTGCGACGACGGACGACCAGCAGGGCGTCGGCGTCATCGGCGACCACGACTCTGCCGCGGCCGTCACGGACCGCCTGACCGAAATCGGGCGTGACACGCTCCGCTGGAACGACCCGACGCCAGAAGGCGCTGTCTACGCTGGCACCGTGACCGAGACGCTGGGCAGCGGAGCCGTTGTCGACCTCGGCGACGGCGAAGGCTTTCTCCCGTACTCGTCCTCGGACGAGCGTGTCGAGACCGGTGATACGCTCCGGGTGCAGGTCGTCGAGGCGAGCGCACCGTGGACGAACGGCCGGCCCGTGCTGGACACCACCGTCGCGGTCCGTGGGTCACTCCTCTCGCTCGTACGCGGTGGGACCGCCAGTGCACCGGGAACCGGCGGGCCGGCGATGCTGGACGTCATCGCCGCGGAGCCCCGAGCGGGATGGGGCGTCTCGTGGGAATCGGCGAGCGAGGACGCGAGCTTCGACGCACTGGCGACAGCGCTCGACGCCGCCAACGACCGCGCAGCGGCCATCGACAAGGCGCTGGACGGAGCCGATGCGCCCGAGGACTGCGCGCCCACCCGCTACGACGAGGGGCTTTCGACGACGTGGCTGTGGTTCGGCCGGGAGAGCCGGTTCGCACTGGACGAGGCCCGCCGCGAGGTGACGGCGACGATGCCGGGCCACCACCGCGTAAAGGCCGGCGACCGGGCGGCCAGCGCCGCCGTGGACTACGTCGAGGCGCTGTGTGGTGACCTCGAAACCGGCGAGACGGACTTCCCCTTCGCCGTGACGGCCCGGCAGTTCGGTCCGCAGGTCGGCGGGTCGCTATCGCTGGGCCACGGCAAGCCCGACGGCCGTCTCATCACGCTGGGCGACGGCGAGGTCCAGTCAGTCGACGACGACGGCACGGTGACCATCGAACGGGAGATGTCCGCCGGGGGCACCTATGACGCCCTCGGCGTGCCGAAGGAGGCCGGCGACATCGCCGAAACGAAGGTCAAGGAGGGACGCTGGTGGTACCCGACGGTGTACCGCGACAGCGACGGCGAAAAGAAGGGGACCTACGTCAACGTCTGTACGCCCGTCGAGGTGTTCCCCGACACCGCCCGGTACGTCGACCTCCACGTCGACGTGGTGAAACACGCCGACGGGGCCGTCGAGCGGGTCGACGACGACGAACTGGACGCGGCCGTCGAGCGCGGCCACGTCCCCGAGCCGCTGGCCGAGCGCGCCCGGAGCGTCGCGGCCGCGGTCAAGAGCGCGCTGGAGTAG
- a CDS encoding preprotein translocase subunit Sec61beta: MSGSDSGGLMSSAGLVRYFDAEDQNTIRIDPRTIVATGVMFGLLMLVLNAMIV; this comes from the coding sequence ATGAGTGGGAGCGACAGCGGCGGACTGATGTCCAGTGCGGGACTGGTCCGGTATTTCGACGCTGAAGACCAGAATACGATCCGTATCGACCCCCGAACAATCGTCGCGACCGGCGTCATGTTCGGGCTGTTGATGCTCGTGCTGAACGCGATGATCGTGTAG
- a CDS encoding thioredoxin domain-containing protein — MTVTLKDFYADWCGPCKTQDPILEDLEEEWTDVEFEKVNVDEEQDVANEYQVRSLPTLIIENDDGIVERFVGVTQADDIDDALQQASA; from the coding sequence ATGACGGTTACACTGAAGGACTTTTACGCGGACTGGTGCGGCCCTTGCAAAACGCAGGACCCGATCCTCGAAGACCTCGAAGAGGAGTGGACGGACGTCGAGTTCGAGAAGGTCAACGTCGATGAGGAGCAGGACGTCGCCAACGAGTATCAGGTACGCTCGCTGCCGACGCTCATCATCGAGAACGACGACGGCATCGTCGAGCGGTTCGTCGGCGTCACGCAGGCCGACGACATCGACGACGCGCTGCAGCAAGCCTCGGCGTAA
- a CDS encoding response regulator, with product MESEAPLSILHVDDDAALGALVEVYLERDDSGLDCTVTTETNPETALTMIRSSETDFDCVVSDYNMPEMNGIDFLEAIRETHQELPVLLFSGEETGDVAAEIIQAGVTDYLKKSVGTDQYTSLIRRVEHAVDSDGSFKTGSEVKLSGVGVIGTDERFERVDETYASYYGYDSEELIGTHWSELHPSDEVKHIRTHVIPVVRSGGKWTGQSKGLRADETTFTESKMVTALEGGRMLIAVDEIDDAGLAERE from the coding sequence ATGGAGTCAGAAGCCCCGCTCTCAATCCTCCATGTCGACGACGACGCAGCGTTGGGAGCCCTCGTCGAAGTGTATCTCGAACGAGACGACAGCGGCCTCGACTGTACTGTCACGACGGAGACGAACCCCGAAACTGCGCTGACGATGATCCGGTCGTCGGAGACGGACTTCGACTGTGTCGTCAGCGACTACAATATGCCAGAGATGAACGGCATCGACTTCCTCGAAGCGATTCGCGAGACCCATCAGGAGTTACCGGTGTTGTTGTTCTCTGGAGAGGAGACCGGCGACGTCGCTGCCGAAATCATTCAGGCCGGCGTCACTGATTATCTCAAGAAGTCCGTCGGGACGGACCAGTACACGTCGCTCATCCGACGGGTCGAACACGCGGTCGACTCGGACGGCAGCTTCAAAACCGGCAGCGAGGTCAAGCTCAGCGGCGTCGGTGTCATCGGCACGGACGAACGCTTCGAGCGGGTCGACGAGACCTACGCCTCGTATTACGGCTATGATTCGGAGGAGTTGATCGGCACGCACTGGTCAGAACTCCACCCGAGCGACGAGGTAAAGCACATCCGGACGCACGTCATTCCGGTCGTCAGAAGCGGTGGGAAATGGACCGGCCAGAGCAAGGGGTTGCGGGCCGACGAAACCACGTTCACCGAGTCGAAGATGGTGACGGCGCTTGAGGGCGGACGAATGCTGATCGCCGTCGACGAAATCGACGATGCGGGGCTGGCCGAACGAGAGTGA
- the npdG gene encoding NADPH-dependent F420 reductase has product MDIALLGGTGDIGQGLALRWADDTNHTIIVGSRKAQKAANKAEEYETELASRGHDDISIAGLSNEDAAARADIVVAAVPAYHLTDTIDAVADELDDTTLVSPAVGMQRDEDGFHYNRPGAGSVTQLAANAAPDDTPVVGAFHNLAAGRLANLDADLDWDTIVVGDDTDAKDTVCELAEGIEGLRALDGGPLANAAEVEGLTPLLINVARHNDGLHDLGVRFQ; this is encoded by the coding sequence ATGGACATCGCGTTGCTTGGCGGTACCGGAGACATCGGCCAAGGCCTCGCCCTCCGCTGGGCTGACGACACCAACCACACGATTATCGTCGGCTCCCGGAAAGCCCAGAAGGCGGCGAACAAAGCCGAAGAGTACGAGACAGAACTGGCCAGCCGCGGCCACGACGACATCTCGATTGCCGGCTTGAGTAACGAGGACGCCGCCGCCCGCGCTGACATCGTCGTCGCCGCCGTTCCCGCCTACCATCTCACGGACACTATCGACGCCGTCGCCGACGAACTCGACGACACAACGCTCGTCTCGCCGGCCGTCGGGATGCAACGCGACGAGGACGGCTTCCACTACAACCGCCCCGGTGCCGGCAGCGTCACACAACTGGCCGCAAACGCCGCCCCCGACGACACGCCCGTCGTCGGCGCGTTCCACAACCTCGCGGCCGGTCGTCTCGCCAACCTCGATGCCGACCTCGACTGGGATACCATCGTCGTCGGCGACGACACCGACGCTAAGGACACCGTCTGTGAACTCGCCGAAGGCATCGAGGGGCTTCGTGCGCTGGACGGCGGCCCGCTCGCCAACGCTGCGGAAGTCGAGGGACTGACGCCGCTGCTCATCAACGTCGCCCGGCACAACGACGGCCTGCACGATCTGGGCGTTCGGTTCCAATAG
- a CDS encoding TIGR01548 family HAD-type hydrolase: MQIDAVVLDIDGVLVDVADSYRRAIVESIDRVYGDTIEKSAIQQFKDAGGFNNDWELTDAAALFVLAGRESTVADLAAFTDAIAERGGGLAAAEAVVRDLLDDPAESRVFDAWDPDQLRDVFQALYLGTDLYRDIEGGEPPFDAPGYIHDEPLLVDDETLSALQDRFAVGVVTGRPAAEADIALERVGLDLPPEHRFTMDDWEEGKPHPAALRTLAERFDAERVAFAGDTLDDVATAVNADETDDDRVYYGIGVLTGGLTGDAGRRTFANNGASAVIESVTDLPELLETI; this comes from the coding sequence ATGCAAATCGACGCGGTCGTCCTCGACATCGACGGCGTGTTAGTAGACGTAGCGGACTCCTATCGCCGAGCAATCGTCGAATCTATCGACCGGGTGTACGGCGACACGATTGAGAAGTCGGCAATCCAGCAGTTCAAGGACGCCGGCGGGTTCAACAACGACTGGGAACTGACCGACGCGGCGGCGCTGTTCGTTCTCGCCGGTCGTGAATCCACCGTCGCCGACCTAGCGGCCTTTACCGACGCCATCGCCGAGCGCGGCGGCGGGCTTGCGGCGGCCGAGGCAGTGGTTCGTGACCTGCTCGACGACCCGGCCGAAAGCCGAGTCTTCGACGCTTGGGACCCCGACCAGCTCCGGGACGTGTTCCAAGCGCTGTATCTCGGTACTGATCTCTACCGCGACATCGAAGGCGGCGAGCCACCGTTCGACGCGCCGGGCTACATCCACGACGAGCCGCTGCTGGTCGACGACGAGACGCTGTCAGCGCTGCAGGACCGTTTCGCCGTCGGCGTCGTCACCGGTCGCCCCGCCGCCGAGGCCGACATCGCGCTGGAGCGCGTCGGCCTCGACCTGCCGCCGGAACACCGCTTCACCATGGACGACTGGGAGGAGGGCAAGCCCCATCCCGCCGCTTTGCGGACACTCGCCGAACGCTTCGACGCTGAGCGGGTCGCCTTCGCCGGGGACACTCTCGACGACGTGGCGACGGCGGTCAACGCCGACGAGACCGACGACGACCGCGTGTACTACGGTATCGGCGTCTTGACCGGCGGATTGACTGGCGACGCCGGCCGCCGGACGTTCGCTAACAACGGTGCGAGCGCCGTCATCGAATCAGTCACCGACCTGCCCGAGCTTCTCGAAACGATATAA
- a CDS encoding UPF0146 family protein translates to MYDVTDTTDPLVDRLASVDSVVEVGVGNHPDIAEQLAERGVDVTATDIVERAVPEGVRFIIDDVLNPDLSVYSGCDIVFARNLPPELHRPTLTVADAVEAAFWFTTLGGDQPTVAVKREQLPGGETLYRAKDSKALE, encoded by the coding sequence TTGTACGACGTGACCGACACCACCGACCCGCTCGTCGACCGACTCGCGTCCGTCGATTCCGTCGTCGAGGTCGGCGTCGGGAACCACCCCGACATAGCCGAGCAACTGGCCGAGCGGGGCGTGGACGTGACAGCCACAGATATCGTCGAACGGGCGGTCCCCGAGGGCGTACGGTTCATCATTGACGACGTACTCAACCCCGACCTGTCCGTGTATTCGGGGTGTGATATCGTATTCGCCCGGAACCTCCCGCCTGAACTTCACCGGCCGACCCTGACCGTTGCCGACGCCGTTGAGGCGGCGTTCTGGTTCACCACACTAGGTGGCGACCAGCCCACAGTCGCCGTCAAGCGAGAGCAGCTCCCCGGCGGGGAGACGCTGTACCGCGCGAAAGATAGCAAGGCGCTTGAGTGA
- a CDS encoding archaemetzincin family Zn-dependent metalloprotease, producing the protein MHVDIVPVGEVSAQVKREASDGLRSVYDCEVSMHEPQSIPAGAYDGDRDQYRAEEFIDLARRVGSGGKNIAITPKDLFYRRRNYVFGLAYLGGSGSVISTYRLQTSSDGGFSNRSAGEIFSQRVRKEVVHEVGHTLGLEHCDNKRCVMNFSPTVRQVDVKEVSLCGSCQRNVL; encoded by the coding sequence ATGCACGTCGACATCGTGCCGGTGGGCGAGGTCTCAGCCCAAGTTAAACGCGAGGCCTCGGACGGACTTCGCTCCGTCTACGACTGTGAGGTCTCGATGCACGAGCCCCAGTCCATTCCCGCCGGCGCGTACGATGGGGATCGCGACCAGTACCGCGCCGAGGAGTTCATCGACCTCGCTCGCCGGGTCGGCTCCGGCGGCAAGAACATCGCTATCACCCCGAAAGACCTCTTCTACCGTCGCCGAAACTACGTCTTCGGGCTCGCGTATCTCGGTGGTTCCGGCAGCGTCATCTCTACCTACCGGCTCCAGACCTCCTCCGACGGCGGCTTCTCGAACCGCTCGGCCGGCGAAATCTTCTCCCAGCGAGTCCGCAAGGAGGTCGTCCACGAGGTCGGCCACACCCTCGGGCTGGAGCACTGTGACAACAAGCGCTGCGTGATGAACTTCTCCCCCACGGTCCGACAGGTCGACGTCAAGGAAGTTTCGCTGTGTGGCTCCTGCCAGCGAAACGTCCTGTAG